One genomic window of Oscillospiraceae bacterium includes the following:
- a CDS encoding 2-hydroxyacid dehydrogenase — MKIAFFDAKPYDKPAFDEYGTKSGIEFKYFETKLNIDTVGLANGFDGVCVFVNDTVNDKVIDRLYEMGIKVVALRCAGFNNVDMKHAYGRVHVLRVPGYSPYAVAEHTMALLLTCVRRIHKAYIRTKDFNFSLAGMTGFDLHGKTVGVIGTGRIGRVFIDICRGFGMNVLAYDKFPAKELENRDGVKYVTTDELFNQSDIISLHCPLTEETYHIINQDTLNRCKNGVVILNTSRGALVNAEALVDAIKARKVGAACLDVYEEESDFFFEDFSGHILQDDTLARLISMPNVIVTSHQAFLTQEALSNIAMTTVNNITDWFKNEQCPNELCFICGNTEDCKNGKCF; from the coding sequence ATGAAAATAGCTTTTTTTGATGCAAAGCCGTATGACAAACCGGCATTTGATGAATACGGCACCAAAAGCGGAATAGAATTCAAATACTTTGAAACAAAGCTTAATATTGATACAGTAGGTCTGGCAAACGGATTTGACGGAGTTTGTGTATTCGTCAACGACACTGTAAATGACAAGGTTATAGACAGACTTTATGAAATGGGCATAAAGGTTGTGGCACTGAGATGCGCGGGCTTCAACAATGTAGACATGAAGCATGCCTACGGACGTGTACATGTGCTGCGTGTGCCGGGATACTCGCCTTACGCAGTGGCGGAGCATACCATGGCATTGCTTCTGACCTGCGTACGTCGTATACACAAGGCGTATATACGCACAAAGGATTTTAATTTCAGCCTTGCGGGTATGACAGGCTTTGACCTGCACGGAAAAACGGTAGGCGTTATCGGCACAGGGCGTATAGGACGCGTTTTTATAGACATCTGCCGCGGATTTGGCATGAACGTTCTGGCATACGACAAATTTCCCGCAAAAGAGCTTGAAAACAGAGATGGTGTAAAATACGTAACCACCGACGAGTTATTTAATCAAAGCGATATTATTTCGCTCCATTGTCCTCTCACGGAGGAAACATATCACATAATAAATCAAGACACCCTTAACCGATGCAAAAACGGTGTTGTTATACTCAATACCTCGCGCGGTGCGCTGGTGAATGCGGAGGCGCTGGTCGACGCTATTAAAGCACGCAAGGTAGGCGCGGCATGCCTTGATGTATACGAGGAAGAATCCGATTTCTTCTTTGAAGATTTCTCCGGACATATATTGCAGGATGACACTTTGGCACGGCTTATTTCCATGCCAAACGTAATTGTCACCTCACACCAGGCGTTTCTTACGCAGGAGGCTCTGTCCAATATTGCCATGACTACCGTCAACAACATCACGGACTGGTTCAAAAATGAACAGTGCCCAAACGAGTTGTGCTTCATATGCGGAAACACAGAGGACTGCAAAAACGGGAAGTGTTTTTAA
- a CDS encoding ribosome biogenesis GTPase Der gives MSKPIVAIVGRPNVGKSTFFNKLAGTRISIVEDTPGVTRDRIYYETEWCGRSLTIIDTGGIEPKTDDIILKHIVTQAQIAIETADVIVFMVDVTTGLTADDRDIAHMLKKSRKPVVLAVNKIDTVGALPPEYYEFYELGFDKDPIALSSVHGTGSGDILDEVLSYLPPAQDNEEDDDRIKVAVIGKPNSGKSSIINHILGEERLIVSDMAGTTRDAVDAKVDNEYGKYTFIDTAGIRRNSKIEDAVEKYSVLRANMAVERADVCLIMIDANEKVTAQDERIAGIAHEAGKASILVVNKWDTIEKDNKTTAEYTKDAYDKLSYMTYAPLMFVSAKTGQRVEKLFEHINYVNMQASMRVTTGMLNDVLDDATTRVQPPSDKGKRLKIYYMTQIGVKPPTFVIFCNSIELFHFSYRRYIENCLRETFGFKGTPIKIIIREKGDGAEK, from the coding sequence ATGTCTAAACCCATAGTTGCCATAGTAGGCAGACCCAACGTGGGAAAAAGCACGTTTTTCAACAAGCTTGCCGGAACACGTATCTCTATTGTTGAGGATACCCCCGGTGTTACCCGCGACAGAATATATTATGAAACGGAATGGTGCGGAAGATCGCTTACCATTATCGATACCGGCGGTATCGAGCCGAAAACCGATGATATTATCTTAAAGCACATTGTAACCCAGGCTCAGATAGCCATTGAAACCGCCGATGTTATCGTGTTTATGGTAGATGTAACAACCGGTCTTACAGCTGATGACCGCGATATTGCGCACATGCTCAAGAAATCGCGTAAGCCTGTTGTACTGGCTGTAAACAAGATTGATACGGTTGGTGCTCTCCCCCCCGAATACTACGAGTTTTACGAGCTTGGTTTTGACAAAGACCCCATAGCTCTCTCCTCCGTTCACGGAACGGGAAGCGGAGACATACTGGACGAGGTGCTTTCCTATCTTCCGCCCGCTCAAGACAACGAGGAGGACGATGACCGCATAAAGGTTGCGGTAATCGGAAAGCCAAATTCGGGTAAAAGCTCCATAATTAACCACATTCTCGGCGAGGAGCGTCTTATAGTGTCCGACATGGCAGGCACTACCCGCGATGCAGTAGATGCAAAGGTGGACAACGAATACGGAAAATACACCTTTATTGATACCGCAGGAATACGCCGTAACAGCAAAATTGAGGATGCGGTTGAAAAATACAGTGTTCTGCGTGCCAATATGGCGGTAGAGCGCGCAGATGTATGCCTCATTATGATTGATGCCAACGAAAAAGTCACCGCACAGGATGAACGCATTGCAGGCATTGCACATGAAGCGGGAAAAGCATCAATACTTGTAGTCAACAAGTGGGATACCATTGAAAAAGACAACAAAACCACCGCCGAATATACAAAGGATGCTTACGATAAACTTTCATACATGACCTACGCCCCCCTCATGTTTGTTTCGGCAAAAACAGGTCAGCGTGTTGAAAAGCTGTTTGAGCACATAAATTACGTCAATATGCAGGCTTCCATGCGTGTTACAACAGGTATGCTCAATGACGTACTGGACGACGCCACTACACGCGTTCAACCGCCGTCAGACAAGGGAAAGCGTCTGAAAATATACTATATGACACAAATTGGCGTAAAACCGCCCACATTCGTTATTTTCTGCAACAGCATCGAGCTTTTCCATTTTTCATACCGCAGATATATCGAAAACTGCCTGCGTGAGACCTTCGGCTTCAAGGGCACACCCATAAAGATAATCATACGTGAAAAGGGCGATGGTGCAGAAAAATAA
- a CDS encoding DUF512 domain-containing protein, with amino-acid sequence MFKVVTVAFVKPRSPAEKCGIQAGDKLISINGHPINDVLDYGFYTREKDPVALMERDGEGFSVKLKKSEDADTGMEFSTFLMDKKRSCANRCIFCFIDQLPRGMRDTLYFKDDDTRLSFLQGNYVTLTNVSERDISRILEMHISPVNVSVHTTNPELRVKMLGNKNAAKIMDQLTTLANHNISLNCQIVLCKGYNDKEELSRSMKELYGLYPALSGVSVVPVGLTDHREGLCPLEPFTRTEALEVIKQIEAFADKCRSETGCRLFYAGDEFYIKAGLPIPPEEEYDDYPQLENGVGLIRSMQTEFDMEFEDICEYESGLFDTKRNISVATGEAAYDFICGLIEKIKQKCYNTNINVYKVENTFFGSNVTVSGLITGYDYIRTLKGKNLGEALYIPQSSLRSEGDMFLDSMTLGELEAELNVKVIPLSNDGAEFLRAMLEE; translated from the coding sequence TTGTTTAAAGTGGTTACAGTAGCCTTTGTAAAGCCCCGCTCGCCTGCCGAAAAATGCGGAATACAAGCAGGAGATAAGCTGATAAGCATAAACGGACACCCGATAAATGACGTTCTGGATTACGGCTTTTACACCCGTGAAAAGGACCCTGTCGCCCTTATGGAAAGAGACGGCGAGGGCTTCAGTGTGAAGCTTAAAAAGAGCGAGGATGCAGACACCGGAATGGAATTTTCCACATTTCTCATGGACAAAAAGCGCTCCTGCGCCAATCGTTGCATTTTCTGCTTTATTGACCAGCTCCCCCGCGGTATGCGCGACACACTTTACTTCAAGGACGATGACACACGGTTGTCATTTCTCCAGGGAAATTATGTCACGCTGACAAACGTTTCCGAAAGGGATATTTCAAGAATTCTGGAAATGCACATAAGCCCTGTAAATGTATCGGTTCACACTACAAATCCCGAACTGCGCGTAAAAATGCTGGGCAACAAAAACGCCGCGAAGATAATGGACCAGCTTACCACTCTTGCCAATCATAACATTTCCCTGAACTGTCAGATAGTTCTGTGCAAGGGATATAATGACAAAGAGGAGCTCAGCCGCTCCATGAAGGAATTATACGGCCTGTACCCTGCCTTGAGCGGGGTTTCCGTAGTGCCCGTAGGGCTTACCGACCACCGCGAGGGTCTTTGTCCTCTGGAGCCTTTTACACGCACAGAGGCGCTTGAGGTCATAAAACAGATAGAAGCCTTTGCCGACAAGTGCCGCAGCGAAACGGGTTGCCGTCTGTTCTACGCAGGCGACGAATTCTATATAAAAGCAGGGCTTCCCATACCGCCGGAAGAGGAATATGACGACTATCCCCAGCTGGAAAACGGCGTGGGACTTATACGCTCCATGCAGACGGAATTTGACATGGAATTCGAGGATATATGCGAATACGAAAGCGGACTTTTTGACACAAAACGCAATATTTCGGTTGCAACGGGCGAAGCGGCTTACGATTTTATCTGCGGACTTATTGAAAAAATAAAACAGAAATGTTATAATACAAACATAAATGTATACAAAGTGGAAAACACCTTTTTCGGCAGCAATGTTACAGTGTCGGGGCTCATAACGGGCTACGACTACATAAGAACGCTGAAAGGTAAAAATCTCGGTGAAGCTCTTTATATTCCCCAAAGCTCCCTGCGCAGTGAGGGCGACATGTTCCTTGACAGCATGACCCTGGGTGAGCTTGAAGCTGAGCTTAATGTAAAGGTAATCCCGCTTTCCAATGACGGTGCGGAATTTTTGCGTGCCATGCTGGAAGAATAA
- a CDS encoding 50S ribosomal protein L32 yields the protein MAVPKRKVSHSRKMKRRSSVWKLNAPALSKCSKCGALTAPHKVCSECGYYDGKEIIKKEA from the coding sequence ATGGCAGTACCAAAGAGAAAAGTATCTCATTCCCGTAAAATGAAAAGACGCTCCAGCGTATGGAAGCTCAACGCTCCCGCTCTGTCAAAATGCTCCAAGTGCGGCGCATTGACCGCTCCTCACAAGGTTTGCAGCGAATGCGGTTACTACGACGGCAAAGAGATCATCAAGAAAGAAGCGTAA
- a CDS encoding DUF177 domain-containing protein → MLKKCKTILTKIPFWCIIQLATLCAKEMIMVDNNNILDINPLLNSEVRQINFDTQIELDPQLASFVRPATMSGKVVNMASYIEFTCTVEYSYTAACSRCLKPLDRKMHLELMFPVTTVLENENSDADEYLIPQNGRIDLHAICEENFILNQPLRELCSENCKGLCPMCGADLNVAECSCKKQGDIRLQALADFFKD, encoded by the coding sequence ATGTTAAAAAAGTGTAAAACCATCTTGACAAAAATTCCGTTTTGGTGTATAATACAACTTGCGACTTTATGTGCAAAGGAAATGATTATGGTCGATAACAATAACATACTTGATATTAACCCCCTGCTCAATTCCGAGGTACGTCAGATTAATTTTGACACGCAAATTGAGCTTGATCCACAGCTTGCAAGCTTCGTCCGCCCGGCAACCATGAGCGGAAAAGTTGTGAATATGGCGAGTTATATTGAGTTCACCTGTACTGTTGAGTATTCCTATACCGCGGCATGCTCGCGCTGCTTGAAGCCTCTTGACCGCAAAATGCATCTCGAGCTTATGTTTCCTGTAACAACTGTTCTGGAAAACGAAAACAGCGATGCCGACGAATACCTCATACCGCAGAACGGAAGAATAGATCTTCACGCAATCTGCGAAGAAAACTTTATTTTGAACCAGCCTTTGCGCGAATTATGCTCCGAAAACTGTAAGGGACTTTGTCCTATGTGCGGTGCCGATTTGAATGTCGCCGAATGTTCCTGCAAAAAGCAGGGTGACATACGTCTTCAGGCTCTCGCCGACTTTTTCAAAGATTAA
- a CDS encoding DUF1385 domain-containing protein: MVSERRGKVGGQAVIEGLMMRGKTVHSTALRTADGNIIRDTQPNKSVKDKVKFLKLPILRGIVSFIESLILSMAILTYSAEALGIEAEEESKFDKWLTEKLGDKLMPVITTIGMVLGVGLALVLFMWLPAAISKLIGGILPDMGVAVMNVVRSVIEGCIKIGLFVLYVWAVSFMPDIRRTFQYHGAEHKTIFCYENGLDLTVENIKVQKRQHPRCGTSFMIVMMIVSIIVSSFISWDNILMRTFTKILTLPLVIGIGYEFLMYAGKHDNVIIRILSAPGLWLQNITTIEPEDDQIEVAIVALKSALPDEFPEESVFENITLPAAADTETDGQ; this comes from the coding sequence ATGGTGTCCGAGCGCCGCGGTAAAGTGGGCGGTCAGGCAGTAATCGAGGGACTCATGATGCGCGGCAAAACGGTTCATTCCACTGCGCTGCGTACTGCCGACGGAAATATTATACGCGATACACAGCCCAATAAATCCGTAAAGGATAAGGTAAAATTTCTCAAGCTCCCCATACTCAGAGGAATTGTGAGCTTTATAGAGTCCCTCATTCTCAGCATGGCAATCCTCACCTATTCCGCCGAAGCACTGGGCATCGAAGCAGAGGAGGAAAGCAAGTTTGATAAATGGCTGACCGAAAAGCTGGGCGATAAGCTTATGCCTGTTATAACTACCATCGGAATGGTTCTGGGCGTAGGTCTTGCACTGGTGCTGTTCATGTGGCTGCCTGCGGCAATTTCCAAGCTTATCGGCGGTATTCTTCCCGATATGGGTGTTGCGGTAATGAATGTTGTACGCAGTGTCATTGAGGGCTGTATAAAAATCGGTCTTTTTGTGCTGTATGTGTGGGCGGTGTCCTTCATGCCCGATATACGCCGTACCTTCCAGTACCACGGTGCAGAGCACAAAACCATTTTCTGCTATGAAAACGGACTTGACCTTACGGTTGAAAACATCAAGGTGCAAAAAAGACAGCATCCCAGATGCGGTACAAGCTTCATGATAGTGATGATGATTGTCAGCATAATAGTTTCGTCTTTCATAAGCTGGGATAATATCCTTATGCGTACTTTCACAAAAATACTCACATTGCCTCTTGTAATCGGAATAGGGTACGAGTTCCTTATGTATGCAGGCAAGCATGACAACGTAATCATCCGCATACTTTCCGCGCCCGGTCTGTGGCTTCAGAATATAACCACCATTGAGCCGGAGGACGATCAGATAGAAGTCGCCATTGTGGCACTTAAATCTGCACTTCCCGACGAGTTCCCCGAGGAAAGTGTTTTTGAAAATATCACTCTGCCTGCCGCGGCAGATACGGAAACTGACGGACAATGA
- the prmC gene encoding peptide chain release factor N(5)-glutamine methyltransferase — MTAKQLYDSVKELYSSCPEAEGWFDLKSLMGEMWLKYGRQPLSHVFEPDLKVDFADEFLSDVKKALTGYPLQYITGKAPFWDSEFYVGEGVLIPRSDTERTVELALERIPHGGIVYDLCCGSGCIGISVVRSRKDIKACYCFDISDTALEYTRKNAGLNGVADRIHVIKYDVMSDDFPHDIPRPDVVVSNPPYIRDDEMDTLPKNVKYEPEIALAGGKDGFDFYRRIINNFSPMLNDGGHLLFEIAHEQWEILSPLFISAGFSPEAFRDYHGSIRTICGKIEKKY; from the coding sequence ATGACGGCAAAACAGCTTTATGACAGCGTAAAAGAGCTGTATTCAAGCTGCCCTGAGGCAGAGGGATGGTTTGATTTAAAAAGTCTCATGGGCGAGATGTGGCTCAAGTACGGCAGGCAACCGCTCAGCCATGTTTTTGAGCCGGATCTGAAGGTTGATTTTGCAGATGAGTTTCTGTCGGATGTAAAAAAGGCACTGACAGGCTATCCGCTTCAGTATATCACAGGCAAGGCACCCTTCTGGGACAGTGAGTTTTATGTGGGCGAGGGTGTGCTTATTCCACGAAGCGACACCGAGAGAACGGTGGAGCTTGCGTTGGAGCGTATTCCTCACGGCGGTATCGTGTACGATTTGTGCTGTGGAAGCGGATGCATCGGCATTTCCGTTGTGAGAAGCCGTAAGGATATAAAAGCCTGCTATTGCTTTGATATTTCGGATACCGCGTTGGAATACACCCGCAAAAATGCCGGGCTGAACGGTGTTGCGGACAGGATACACGTTATAAAGTACGATGTAATGAGCGATGATTTCCCCCATGATATACCCCGTCCGGATGTTGTTGTTTCCAATCCGCCGTATATACGGGATGACGAAATGGACACATTACCGAAAAACGTAAAATATGAGCCGGAAATCGCACTTGCCGGAGGTAAGGACGGTTTTGATTTTTATCGCAGGATAATAAACAATTTTTCTCCCATGCTTAATGACGGCGGACATCTTTTGTTTGAAATTGCCCATGAGCAGTGGGAAATACTTTCTCCATTATTTATCTCGGCGGGATTTTCCCCCGAGGCTTTCCGCGATTATCACGGAAGCATACGCACAATATGCGGAAAAATTGAAAAAAAGTATTGA